One window of the Candidatus Thermoplasmatota archaeon genome contains the following:
- a CDS encoding LSM domain-containing protein, whose product MALPLDILEKSVNQKLLLLLKDSRRIEGKLLGFDEYMNLVLDEVEETDKDEKKRRLGRIILRGSNVVSISFV is encoded by the coding sequence ATGGCGTTACCATTAGATATCCTCGAAAAATCAGTGAATCAAAAACTACTTCTTCTGTTAAAGGATAGTAGACGTATTGAAGGAAAACTCTTAGGATTCGATGAATACATGAATCTGGTTCTTGATGAGGTTGAAGAGACAGATAAAGATGAAAAAAAACGTAGACTTGGGAGAATTATCCTCCGAGGAAGTAACGTTGTCAGCATTTCTTTTGTTTAA